Within Terriglobia bacterium, the genomic segment ATATTCTCAACTGAATGAAACTGGGGGATCTCGAATCCAAATCCATTCTTATTCTCGGGTTCGGCACGGAAGGCCAGGCGACTTACGAATACCTCCGGCGGCATTGGCCGTTGAAACCGCTATCGATTGCGGATCGCCGAAGCATGGATGCGTTTTCCGGAGACGTTATCCGGCGGATTCAGGACGATACCGCGCTGAGCGTGAACTTCGGAGCGAGGTATCTCGATTCGGCCGACGGATATAACAGCCAGGTGATCGTCAAAACACCCGGGATTCCAGCCACACTTGATGCTATCGTCCGCGCCCGCAAGATGGGCTGCATGCTGACCTCGCATTCCCAGATTTTCCTCAGCAGCTACCCGCGGGAAAAGGTGATCGGCATCACCGGGACGAAAGGAAAAAGCACGACCAGCGCGCTCATCCATCACATCCTGATGTCGGCAGGAATGCCTGCGTTTCTGGTCGGAAATATCGGGCAGCCGCCGCTGGCGCTGATCGACGAAGCGGCGCCGGGCACATGGTTCGTGCATGAGTTCTCAAGCCATCAACTGGCCGAGATCGAAACCAGCCCGCATATCGCGGTGCTGCTGAATATCGTTCCCGAACACCTGGACTATTACGCCACGTTCGAAGAGTACGTTGCGGCAAAAGAGAACATCACGAAGTTCCAGACCGCCGATGATTTTCTCGTCTACTCGGCCGATCATCCGATTCCCACGGCCATTGCCGGACGCACAAAAGCCGGGCTCAGGCCTGTCCGCAGTGCCGATCCGCTCGACGATGTGATCGCCGCCGATGAAATACCGCTGCCGGGAAAGTTCAATCTGGAAAACGTGCGGGCGGCGATTGCGGCGGCATCGCTGTGCGGAGTTAAACCGGAAGCGATGCCGGAAGCGATCCGGACATTCAAACCGCTTCCTCACCGGCTCGAGCCCGTCGGGACATTCAAAGGCATCGCCTTCTACGACGACTCGATCGCCACGGTTCCGGATGCGACGCTTGCAGCACTCGACGCGCTCGGCTCGAACGTGCAAACTCTCATTCTCGGCGGGCACGAGCGCAACCTCGACTTCAAGGAATTCGGACAGCGGCTGCCGGCAAACATCCGGACCGTGATTCTGTTCCCTCCAACGGGCGTCCGCATCTGGCAGGCCATTGAAA encodes:
- the murD gene encoding UDP-N-acetylmuramoyl-L-alanine--D-glutamate ligase, with protein sequence MKLGDLESKSILILGFGTEGQATYEYLRRHWPLKPLSIADRRSMDAFSGDVIRRIQDDTALSVNFGARYLDSADGYNSQVIVKTPGIPATLDAIVRARKMGCMLTSHSQIFLSSYPREKVIGITGTKGKSTTSALIHHILMSAGMPAFLVGNIGQPPLALIDEAAPGTWFVHEFSSHQLAEIETSPHIAVLLNIVPEHLDYYATFEEYVAAKENITKFQTADDFLVYSADHPIPTAIAGRTKAGLRPVRSADPLDDVIAADEIPLPGKFNLENVRAAIAAASLCGVKPEAMPEAIRTFKPLPHRLEPVGTFKGIAFYDDSIATVPDATLAALDALGSNVQTLILGGHERNLDFKEFGQRLPANIRTVILFPPTGVRIWQAIETNSNHAALPEAFFVREMEQAVKIAYQKTEQGRICLLSPAAPSFGTFKDYRERGDLFKAFVRKLSNS